The Blastomonas fulva genome contains a region encoding:
- a CDS encoding YihY/virulence factor BrkB family protein, which produces MASTPPATLADAGAMPADVEALADQVPGARAHSPLDMPPSAWWAIIKRVYVMNGVHNLALLAAGVAFFVFLAFVPLIAVTVLLYGLIADPGTVANSLDLLNEVVPSEVLVILREQLLQIVTTSSTQQGLGLVLALLFSTYGAMRAATAMMRALNIIYEEHETRGFFRTTLVAVMITLGMAGIAVVGLVSISLFSYVRNFLAPYIGASSLMLIQTLTWVVAAMLVSVTFAIFFRYAPDRRAAKWRWLSLGSMASTVLWLCITLGFGFYAANVSDYNATYGSLAAIVIFLMWLFLSAYAVLIGAEINAETERQTFRDSTVGADRPLGQRGAVLADSVALDEAEQAILEKQRRRRTVQP; this is translated from the coding sequence ATGGCCTCAACACCTCCCGCCACCCTTGCCGATGCAGGCGCCATGCCCGCCGACGTCGAGGCGCTGGCTGATCAGGTGCCCGGTGCCAGGGCCCATTCTCCGCTGGATATGCCGCCCAGCGCGTGGTGGGCGATCATCAAGCGGGTCTATGTCATGAACGGGGTGCACAACCTCGCGCTGCTCGCGGCGGGTGTTGCGTTCTTCGTATTCCTGGCGTTCGTGCCGCTTATCGCGGTCACCGTCCTGCTCTACGGGCTGATCGCCGATCCGGGGACCGTCGCCAACAGCCTCGACCTGCTCAACGAGGTCGTGCCGAGCGAGGTTCTGGTGATCCTGCGCGAACAGCTGCTGCAGATCGTCACCACCAGTTCAACCCAGCAGGGCCTGGGGCTGGTACTTGCGCTGCTGTTTTCAACGTATGGCGCGATGCGCGCGGCGACCGCGATGATGCGCGCGCTCAACATCATCTATGAAGAGCACGAAACCCGCGGGTTCTTCCGCACCACTTTGGTCGCAGTGATGATCACGCTAGGAATGGCTGGCATCGCGGTGGTCGGTCTCGTGTCGATCTCGCTGTTCAGCTATGTCCGCAACTTTCTGGCGCCCTATATCGGCGCATCGTCGCTGATGCTGATCCAGACGCTGACCTGGGTCGTCGCGGCGATGCTGGTCAGCGTGACCTTCGCAATCTTCTTCCGCTACGCTCCCGATCGCCGCGCCGCCAAGTGGCGCTGGCTGTCGCTGGGCTCTATGGCATCGACGGTGCTGTGGCTGTGCATAACGCTGGGTTTCGGCTTCTACGCCGCCAATGTCAGCGACTATAACGCGACCTATGGTTCTCTCGCGGCGATCGTGATCTTCCTGATGTGGCTGTTCCTGTCGGCCTATGCGGTGCTGATCGGCGCGGAGATCAATGCCGAGACCGAGCGCCAGACTTTCCGCGATTCAACCGTGGGCGCCGACCGTCCGCTGGGCCAGCGCGGCGCGGTGCTGGCGGATTCGGTCGCGCTCGACGAGGCAGAGCAGGCTATACTGGAAAAGCAGCGGCGCAGGCGGACCGTGCAGCCCTGA
- the folP gene encoding dihydropteroate synthase, which translates to MSGTIYVRPVGLAENPQTFDGATIRLGNSLVWCHLLAIETIEAGRLVARQIVPVDGFADALTTLPGDQADRARTQFANLSRQHPPLALGDRMLRFDQPQVMGILNVTPDSFSDGGRFTDDPAGAADAGFAMLTAGASLIDIGGESTRPDAPVVWEGDEIARVVPAIKTLAHSGAILSVDTRKAAVMEAALQAGAHIVNDVSALLFDSRAIDVVRQAGCPVVLMHAPSQGQNPHTGAGYGNVVTDVFDWLEARIAAVIAGGIARDRILIDPGIGFGKSLADNLALINALPLFHALGQPILFGASRKRMIGALSNEAAVDARLGGSITLALSAIGSGAQIVRVHDVPETVQAARVWRGLRDAALTMPGLD; encoded by the coding sequence GTCCGGCACAATCTATGTCCGGCCTGTCGGGCTGGCCGAAAACCCGCAGACCTTCGATGGCGCCACCATCCGGCTGGGCAACAGCCTGGTGTGGTGCCATCTGCTGGCGATTGAGACGATTGAGGCAGGCAGGCTGGTCGCGCGGCAGATCGTGCCGGTCGATGGCTTTGCCGACGCGCTGACAACGCTGCCCGGTGACCAGGCCGACCGGGCTCGCACCCAGTTCGCCAATCTGTCGCGGCAGCACCCGCCGCTGGCACTGGGCGACCGGATGCTGCGGTTCGACCAGCCGCAGGTGATGGGCATATTGAACGTCACCCCGGACAGCTTTTCCGATGGTGGCCGCTTTACCGACGATCCCGCTGGCGCGGCTGATGCAGGCTTTGCGATGCTGACCGCGGGCGCATCCTTGATCGACATCGGCGGCGAATCCACCCGCCCCGATGCGCCGGTGGTGTGGGAAGGCGACGAGATCGCCCGCGTCGTCCCGGCGATCAAGACGCTCGCCCACAGCGGCGCAATCCTGTCGGTTGATACCCGCAAGGCTGCGGTGATGGAGGCCGCGCTTCAGGCTGGCGCGCACATCGTCAACGATGTCTCGGCGCTGCTGTTCGACAGCCGCGCGATCGATGTCGTCCGCCAGGCCGGGTGCCCGGTGGTGCTGATGCACGCGCCCTCGCAGGGGCAGAACCCGCACACCGGTGCAGGCTATGGCAATGTCGTCACTGACGTGTTCGACTGGCTCGAGGCACGGATCGCTGCGGTGATCGCAGGCGGGATTGCGCGCGATCGCATCCTGATCGATCCGGGCATCGGCTTTGGAAAGTCCCTCGCCGACAATCTGGCGCTGATCAACGCGCTGCCGCTGTTCCACGCGCTGGGCCAGCCGATCCTGTTCGGCGCCAGCCGCAAGCGCATGATCGGGGCGCTATCCAACGAGGCAGCTGTCGACGCGCGGCTGGGCGGATCGATCACGCTTGCGCTGAGCGCGATCGGATCGGGCGCGCAGATCGTCCGGGTGCATGACGTGCCCGAAACCGTGCAGGCGGCGCGCGTCTGGCGCGGATTGCGCGATGCTGCCTTGACGATGCCGGGTCTGGACTGA